One genomic region from Jilunia laotingensis encodes:
- a CDS encoding metal ABC transporter permease, translating to MDLLQYTFFQHALLGSLLASIACGIIGTYIVTRRLVFISGGITHASFGGIGLGLFAGISPILSAAVFSVLSAFGVEWLSKRKDMREDSAIAVFWTLGMALGIMFSFLSPGFAPDLSAYLFGNILTITQGDLLMLGILALVMVVFFCLFIHPIIYIAFDREFARSQGLPVALFEYLMMMFIALTIVSCLRMVGIVLAISLLTIPQMTANLFTYNFKRIIWYSIGIGFLGCLGGLFVSYHWKVPSGAAIIFVSILIYAVCKVIKSRS from the coding sequence ATGGATCTGTTACAATATACCTTTTTCCAACACGCCCTACTTGGTAGCCTTCTGGCAAGCATTGCCTGTGGCATCATCGGCACTTATATCGTGACACGCCGCTTGGTGTTCATCAGCGGTGGTATCACCCATGCTTCTTTCGGTGGTATCGGATTGGGGCTTTTTGCCGGAATATCCCCCATCCTATCAGCAGCCGTGTTCTCCGTTCTTTCCGCTTTCGGAGTGGAATGGCTGAGTAAACGGAAAGACATGCGCGAGGATTCCGCCATTGCCGTATTCTGGACTTTAGGTATGGCGTTGGGTATTATGTTCAGCTTTCTTTCCCCCGGTTTTGCCCCCGACCTTTCGGCCTACCTTTTCGGCAACATACTTACCATCACGCAGGGCGACCTATTGATGCTCGGCATATTGGCATTGGTGATGGTCGTTTTCTTCTGCCTCTTTATACATCCGATCATTTATATCGCTTTCGACCGTGAATTCGCACGTTCACAAGGTTTGCCCGTGGCTCTTTTTGAGTACCTGATGATGATGTTCATCGCTCTGACCATCGTTTCATGCCTGCGCATGGTGGGCATCGTACTTGCCATTTCGCTCCTCACCATTCCGCAGATGACAGCGAACCTCTTTACATACAATTTCAAACGGATCATCTGGTACTCCATCGGTATCGGTTTTCTGGGGTGTTTAGGCGGCCTTTTCGTCTCTTATCACTGGAAAGTTCCTTCCGGGGCTGCCATCATATTCGTATCAATCCTTATCTATGCCGTATGCAAAGTGATAAAAAGCCGGTCATAA
- a CDS encoding tetratricopeptide repeat protein: MQSDKKPVIIAIALLLLMGVAGCSTKKNTAGTRFYHAMTTRYNVYFNGNEAYKAGCKAIEQGNKDNYMEMLPLYPIGNKSTVGTGGGDFERAIEKSQKAIAVHSIKRKPQRKPGRRYTDEYKKWLARREFNPFLHRAWMLMGKAQFQKGDFPEAAATFSYIIRIYAGQPKITADARIWLARCYTQLGWFYDAEDALQKVNNDSLPYTLAPAYSTAYGHYLLGSKRYKDAIPHLLTTIKHEKNKKQKAREYYLLGQVYQLIGEGNQAYDAYGKVIKLSPPYELELNARIRQTACRIPLAGAVKMVDKKAVDKLRKMSRSDKNKDYLDQIYYGIGNIYLAGGDTLQAIKEYKTGVEKSTRGGVEKGILQLTLGDLCWKMGRFAEAQTAYADAIGLLEKTHPQYAEVTRRSEVLDELVPFTTAVELQDSLQHLASLDSAARMIVIDTLIARVIQKEEAEKKAAREAERQQMREEIEAENAAQNPQKPSTPQPTIPTGDNSWYFYNPQIVSQGKADFQRKWGKRKLEDNWRRRNKTVVALDDFEPTNYDEPDSEGDTASGEGDTTGDGKAKNIGEGGAANDSIATAEADTAAIDAKNPQFYLEQIPLTEEKMAASNEILSDGLFHMGMIFKDKLEDYPRAEHSFKRLIYHFPEFNQLDEAYYNLYLMLGQQERTTDADSCKTALITAFPESKYALILSDPDFAYNAVYGKHLEDSLYADTYKKYQEGNIKQVAANAEISARKYPMGHHRPKFMFLHAVAALLEGDQKQFLTELKELVQQYPENEITDLAAHILKGVQEGRLLEKGSISFGSIWGRRSAAEGFGENDSLRMDSIPTFSTERNTPYLFILAYEEGKVNENQLLYEVARYNFSSFMVKNFDLDFAHDRGIGRLIIRSFANYEEAKYYQQRLYADPHMNERLSGMRAILISESNYELLNQYYSFDDYDAFYQELVPIEHPLPDESTLPEDEVPTDGSTLDEPLQNLPPVDETQPEEEDDGEEVEEDGGSYYVY, from the coding sequence ATGCAAAGTGATAAAAAGCCGGTCATAATCGCAATAGCCCTCCTACTGTTGATGGGTGTAGCCGGTTGTTCAACCAAGAAGAACACAGCGGGTACACGTTTTTATCATGCCATGACTACGCGCTATAACGTTTACTTCAACGGTAACGAAGCTTATAAGGCAGGATGCAAAGCCATCGAACAGGGCAACAAAGACAACTATATGGAGATGCTCCCACTGTATCCCATCGGCAATAAATCGACGGTCGGAACCGGTGGAGGTGACTTTGAACGGGCCATAGAGAAATCACAGAAAGCCATTGCCGTACATTCCATCAAGCGGAAACCCCAACGGAAACCGGGACGGCGCTATACGGACGAATACAAGAAATGGCTTGCCCGGCGCGAATTCAATCCTTTTCTACATCGGGCGTGGATGTTGATGGGCAAAGCGCAATTCCAGAAAGGTGACTTCCCGGAAGCTGCCGCCACCTTTTCATACATCATCCGTATATATGCCGGACAACCGAAGATCACGGCCGATGCCCGTATCTGGCTGGCGCGCTGTTACACACAACTAGGTTGGTTCTATGATGCGGAAGATGCTTTGCAAAAGGTGAACAACGACAGTCTTCCTTATACACTCGCCCCGGCTTATTCCACAGCTTACGGTCATTACCTCTTGGGGAGTAAACGCTACAAAGATGCCATTCCGCACCTGCTCACTACCATCAAGCATGAAAAGAATAAAAAGCAAAAAGCACGTGAATATTATTTGCTCGGCCAAGTTTACCAATTAATAGGTGAAGGAAACCAGGCTTATGACGCCTACGGTAAAGTCATCAAACTCAGCCCACCCTATGAATTGGAACTGAACGCACGTATCCGCCAGACCGCTTGTCGCATCCCATTGGCAGGTGCAGTCAAGATGGTAGATAAGAAAGCAGTAGATAAATTGCGAAAAATGAGCCGTAGTGACAAGAATAAAGATTATCTGGATCAGATTTATTATGGCATCGGAAACATCTATCTGGCAGGCGGAGACACGTTACAGGCTATTAAAGAATACAAAACGGGAGTAGAGAAAAGCACCCGTGGAGGAGTAGAAAAGGGTATCCTACAATTGACGTTAGGCGATCTGTGTTGGAAAATGGGACGCTTTGCCGAGGCACAAACGGCTTATGCGGATGCCATCGGTTTGTTGGAAAAGACTCATCCCCAATATGCCGAAGTCACCCGGCGTTCGGAAGTACTGGATGAACTAGTGCCCTTCACCACGGCTGTGGAGTTACAGGATAGCTTGCAACACCTGGCATCGCTGGACAGTGCAGCGCGGATGATCGTGATCGATACGCTCATAGCCCGTGTCATCCAAAAGGAAGAGGCGGAGAAGAAAGCCGCCCGCGAAGCGGAAAGACAGCAAATGCGCGAAGAGATAGAAGCGGAAAATGCAGCTCAAAATCCGCAGAAGCCAAGCACACCGCAACCGACTATACCTACCGGAGACAACTCCTGGTATTTTTATAATCCCCAGATCGTATCGCAAGGAAAAGCGGATTTCCAACGCAAATGGGGAAAGCGCAAACTGGAAGATAACTGGCGCAGACGTAACAAAACCGTGGTCGCTCTCGATGACTTCGAACCAACCAACTACGATGAACCCGATTCAGAAGGAGACACCGCTTCCGGAGAAGGAGACACAACGGGCGACGGTAAAGCGAAAAACATCGGTGAAGGAGGTGCGGCCAACGACAGCATAGCCACCGCTGAAGCGGATACTGCCGCCATAGATGCCAAAAACCCGCAGTTCTATCTGGAACAAATACCGCTGACTGAAGAAAAGATGGCTGCCTCCAACGAAATATTATCCGACGGGCTTTTCCATATGGGAATGATCTTCAAAGACAAATTAGAAGACTATCCCCGTGCGGAACACTCCTTCAAGCGGTTGATCTATCATTTCCCGGAGTTTAACCAACTGGACGAGGCGTATTATAATCTTTATCTCATGTTGGGTCAGCAGGAACGCACGACCGATGCCGACAGTTGTAAGACAGCTCTGATTACAGCGTTCCCGGAAAGTAAATATGCACTCATACTCTCCGATCCGGACTTTGCTTATAACGCAGTCTACGGAAAGCATCTGGAAGACTCGCTCTACGCCGATACTTACAAGAAATATCAGGAAGGTAACATCAAGCAGGTAGCAGCCAATGCCGAGATATCAGCCCGTAAGTATCCTATGGGGCACCATCGGCCTAAATTCATGTTCCTCCATGCAGTCGCAGCCCTGTTAGAGGGTGATCAGAAACAGTTTCTCACCGAATTGAAAGAGTTGGTACAGCAATATCCGGAAAATGAAATAACCGATTTGGCGGCACACATTCTGAAAGGAGTCCAGGAGGGCCGTCTTTTAGAGAAAGGAAGCATTTCGTTCGGTAGCATCTGGGGTCGCCGTTCGGCAGCAGAAGGTTTTGGCGAGAATGACAGCCTGCGTATGGATAGCATCCCTACCTTCAGTACGGAGCGCAATACCCCTTACTTGTTTATTTTGGCCTACGAAGAGGGAAAAGTGAACGAGAATCAATTGCTTTATGAGGTAGCCCGCTACAACTTCTCTTCATTCATGGTGAAAAACTTCGACCTTGACTTTGCGCACGACCGGGGCATCGGAAGATTGATCATCCGTTCTTTCGCAAACTATGAAGAAGCGAAGTATTACCAACAGCGCCTCTATGCCGACCCGCACATGAACGAACGCCTTAGCGGAATGAGAGCCATACTGATATCAGAGTCAAACTATGAACTTTTGAACCAGTATTATAGTTTTGATGATTACGATGCCTTCTATCAGGAACTTGTCCCTATAGAGCATCCGCTTCCAGACGAAAGTACGCTCCCCGAAGATGAAGTACCGACCGATGGAAGTACGTTGGACGAACCGTTGCAAAACCTTCCTCCGGTGGATGAAACCCAACCGGAAGAGGAGGATGACGGTGAAGAAGTAGAAGAAGATGGTGGTTCGTACTATGTTTATTAA